A genome region from Blautia coccoides includes the following:
- a CDS encoding carbohydrate ABC transporter permease, with protein sequence MSKGQKSKIKSSRTDIIVQAIVYMIVIAVCLIIILPCLNVLVLAFNDGKDAARGGIWFWPRVPTFDNIKEVFRDGGIIRAYGYTVARTVIGTVLSLTVTTLAAFSLKQKDLPGNKLITMLITFTMLFSGGMIPTYIQYKNLHLLNSFWVYVVPSLVSVTYLLMARTFFEGIPDSLEESAKLDGCSYFQIYSRIMLPLSKPVIAVVGLYTAVNHWNDWFAGAFYMSDTSKWPVQTVLQQMLSKAMSSQQDITSVAQALAQNATAVTSDSLKMAAVVITTVPILCVYPFVQKYFAQGAMIGAVKG encoded by the coding sequence ATGAGTAAAGGCCAAAAAAGCAAGATCAAGAGCAGCCGGACAGACATTATTGTGCAGGCTATTGTATATATGATAGTCATTGCGGTCTGTCTGATCATTATACTGCCCTGTCTGAATGTATTGGTACTGGCATTCAATGACGGAAAGGATGCCGCCCGGGGCGGTATCTGGTTCTGGCCCAGAGTGCCCACGTTTGACAATATTAAGGAAGTGTTCCGGGACGGCGGCATCATCCGGGCTTACGGATATACAGTTGCCAGGACGGTCATCGGCACCGTGCTAAGCCTGACGGTGACTACTCTGGCGGCATTTTCCCTGAAACAGAAGGATTTGCCGGGAAATAAGCTGATCACCATGCTGATCACATTTACCATGCTGTTCAGCGGAGGTATGATCCCTACTTATATCCAGTATAAGAACCTGCATCTGCTCAACAGCTTTTGGGTTTATGTGGTGCCCTCCCTGGTGAGTGTGACGTATCTTCTGATGGCCAGGACCTTCTTTGAGGGGATTCCGGACAGTCTGGAGGAATCGGCAAAGCTGGACGGATGCAGCTATTTTCAGATTTATTCGCGCATCATGCTCCCCTTAAGTAAACCTGTGATCGCGGTGGTGGGACTTTATACGGCGGTAAATCACTGGAATGACTGGTTTGCCGGAGCGTTCTACATGAGTGATACCTCCAAGTGGCCGGTACAGACCGTGCTTCAGCAGATGCTGAGCAAGGCCATGAGTTCTCAGCAGGATATTACCTCTGTGGCTCAGGCGCTGGCCCAGAATGCAACAGCTGTCACATCAGATTCCCTGAAGATGGCAGCAGTGGTGATCACTACAGTTCCGATCCTGTGTGTATATCCCTTTGTGCAGAAATATTTTGCGCAGGGCGCTATGATCGGGGCAGTGAAGGGTTGA
- a CDS encoding carbohydrate kinase family protein: MSEKKWDVYVYGDVNADIIIPGVEKLPAPGQEELVSSMETYVGGGAALFTLGLGKLGLHPVFQGAVGDDCYGHMIRETFERAGVDTELLVTGKDERTGISLSFTNAHDRSFLTYRGTNADLSMDRVKIEKAGRARHIHVTGYEGEECHDSYARLLRRVKRETGATVSFDVGWDPTGSWSSRIYELFPWIDVLFMNETEAEHYGKTDSPEEAAVRFARECGQTVIKLGKKGSLAVKDGVVYHRPSYRVEAVDTTGAGDSFNAGYIYGFLKGEAIERCLQYGNICGAFSVSAHGGNTGFPEEKELLRFAKGRENEKVKSEQL, from the coding sequence ATGAGTGAAAAGAAATGGGATGTCTATGTCTACGGAGACGTAAATGCGGATATTATCATTCCCGGAGTGGAGAAGCTTCCCGCGCCGGGACAGGAGGAGCTTGTCTCCTCTATGGAGACTTATGTGGGAGGCGGGGCGGCCCTGTTTACATTGGGACTTGGTAAACTGGGGCTTCATCCGGTCTTCCAGGGGGCAGTAGGGGATGACTGTTACGGTCATATGATCCGGGAGACCTTTGAAAGAGCAGGCGTGGATACAGAACTGCTTGTGACCGGGAAGGACGAGCGGACAGGAATCTCTTTGAGCTTTACCAATGCCCATGACCGGTCCTTTCTCACTTACAGAGGTACTAATGCTGACTTAAGTATGGACAGGGTGAAGATAGAAAAAGCAGGCCGGGCACGGCATATTCACGTGACAGGTTATGAGGGGGAGGAATGCCATGATTCCTATGCACGGCTGCTGCGCCGGGTGAAAAGGGAGACAGGGGCCACCGTCTCCTTTGATGTGGGATGGGACCCCACCGGAAGCTGGAGCAGCAGGATCTATGAGCTGTTTCCGTGGATCGATGTCCTTTTTATGAATGAGACAGAGGCGGAACACTATGGAAAGACAGACTCGCCGGAAGAGGCAGCCGTTCGGTTTGCCCGGGAGTGCGGACAGACAGTGATCAAGCTGGGAAAAAAAGGTTCCCTTGCAGTAAAAGACGGTGTGGTGTACCACAGACCGTCTTACCGGGTAGAGGCTGTGGACACCACCGGTGCAGGTGATTCCTTCAATGCCGGATATATCTACGGTTTTCTGAAAGGGGAAGCCATTGAAAGATGTCTGCAGTACGGTAACATCTGCGGTGCCTTCTCCGTGTCTGCACATGGGGGAAATACCGGTTTTCCGGAAGAAAAGGAACTGCTTCGTTTTGCCAAGGGTCGTGAAAATGAGAAAGTGAAGAGTGAACAGCTATAA
- a CDS encoding glycoside hydrolase, translating into MKIAVIGGAGVRTVIFINGLLKRYKKLHIDEVVLYDIQEEKQRIIERLCCHVVERKQEDLKVWAAKTPREALEGADYVVTTLRVGGDHSRVMDEKIALEHGVIGQETTGVGGFSMAVRTIPVLLEYCRMIEKYAPDAWIFNFTNPSGLVTQALRSAGYDRVIGICDAPSSTKYRMAAWLGVKEEDLYVEFFGLNHLSWIRSVKKEGEEILPKLLADDSFLGEIQEFAMFDPKLLRLMELLPNEYLYYYYHREKALANIQRAGAARGETIEEINRRMMEELKSMDIDADPEGALQVFLYYMQLRENSYMSIESGAAKRPTAEKGSLEVPDGMGYAGVMLDCIEGMQSKEGKYLVLSVENQGCIPGLADSDVVEVTCRVSSEGICPVPAVRVPRQCDILMRLIKNYECLTVEAVRKGSYEYAAQALMLHPLVNSWSLARELLEAYDKAYGGLFGKE; encoded by the coding sequence ATGAAGATTGCAGTCATAGGCGGTGCAGGTGTGAGAACCGTCATATTTATCAACGGACTTTTAAAGAGATATAAAAAGCTGCATATAGACGAGGTGGTGCTTTACGATATCCAGGAAGAAAAACAGAGGATCATCGAACGGCTGTGTTGTCATGTGGTGGAGCGGAAACAGGAAGATCTGAAGGTGTGGGCGGCAAAAACGCCCCGGGAGGCTCTTGAGGGTGCTGACTATGTGGTGACAACCCTTCGTGTGGGCGGGGATCATTCCCGTGTGATGGATGAGAAGATTGCTCTGGAACACGGTGTCATCGGCCAGGAGACCACAGGCGTTGGGGGATTTTCCATGGCAGTGCGCACGATCCCGGTGCTTTTGGAATACTGCAGAATGATAGAAAAGTATGCCCCGGACGCATGGATCTTTAATTTTACCAATCCGTCCGGGCTTGTGACCCAGGCGCTCCGGTCAGCAGGCTATGACCGGGTGATAGGGATCTGCGATGCGCCCAGCAGCACAAAGTACCGAATGGCGGCCTGGCTGGGAGTAAAGGAGGAGGATCTGTATGTGGAGTTTTTCGGACTGAACCATCTGTCCTGGATAAGGAGCGTGAAGAAAGAGGGGGAAGAGATCCTTCCGAAACTTCTGGCAGACGACAGCTTTCTGGGAGAGATCCAGGAATTTGCCATGTTCGATCCCAAGCTTCTGCGTCTAATGGAACTTCTGCCAAATGAGTATCTGTATTATTACTACCACAGAGAGAAGGCACTGGCCAATATCCAGAGGGCAGGTGCCGCCAGAGGCGAGACGATCGAGGAGATCAACAGGCGCATGATGGAGGAACTGAAAAGCATGGACATAGATGCGGACCCCGAGGGAGCACTTCAGGTATTCCTGTATTACATGCAGCTGAGAGAGAATTCTTACATGAGTATCGAATCAGGGGCAGCCAAACGTCCCACTGCGGAGAAGGGCAGCCTGGAGGTTCCTGACGGTATGGGATATGCGGGTGTGATGCTGGACTGTATCGAGGGGATGCAGAGCAAAGAGGGAAAATACCTGGTGCTCTCTGTGGAAAACCAGGGATGTATTCCGGGATTGGCAGACAGTGATGTGGTGGAAGTGACCTGCCGCGTCTCATCAGAGGGGATCTGCCCGGTACCTGCGGTCCGGGTGCCCCGCCAGTGTGATATCCTGATGCGGCTGATCAAAAATTATGAGTGTCTTACAGTGGAGGCTGTGAGGAAAGGCTCTTATGAGTATGCAGCCCAGGCGCTTATGCTTCATCCGCTGGTGAACTCCTGGTCTTTGGCCAGGGAACTGCTGGAGGCCTATGACAAAGCCTATGGGGGATTGTTTGGAAAGGAGTAA